In one Streptomyces sp. T12 genomic region, the following are encoded:
- a CDS encoding ATP-binding protein, whose translation MATLRWLHAGESVILFGPVGVGKTHIAQSLGHLAVRQGANVRFVKTSRILAELAGGHADRTWDKRIRELVRPDVLILDDFAMRQLTAAQADDLYELVSERQGRSLIITSNRAPSDWYPLFPNPVVAGSLLDRLINTSHQVIMNGPSYRPNKRPKNPTGKPPTA comes from the coding sequence CTGGCCACCCTGCGTTGGCTCCACGCAGGTGAATCGGTGATCTTGTTCGGTCCCGTCGGGGTCGGGAAGACACATATCGCCCAGTCTCTCGGGCATCTGGCCGTCCGCCAGGGCGCCAACGTCCGCTTCGTCAAGACCAGCCGGATTCTGGCCGAACTGGCCGGCGGCCACGCGGACCGCACCTGGGACAAGCGGATCCGCGAGCTGGTCCGCCCCGACGTGCTCATCCTCGACGACTTCGCGATGCGGCAGCTCACCGCGGCCCAGGCCGACGACCTCTACGAACTGGTCAGTGAGCGGCAGGGCCGGTCCCTGATCATCACCAGCAACCGGGCTCCCAGCGACTGGTATCCGCTGTTCCCCAACCCCGTGGTTGCCGGGTCGCTCCTGGACCGGCTGATCAACACCAGTCACCAGGTCATCATGAACGGCCCCAGCTACCGGCCGAACAAGCGGCCCAAGAACCCGACCGGCAAGCCGCCGACCGCCTAG
- a CDS encoding DUF1330 domain-containing protein — translation MPKGYWVSVYRTISDPEKLAAYNKLARLAVEPGGGRTLVRGGRVVAHDAGIAERTVLVEFDSFEQAVAAYESAAYQEALVALSDGVERDFRIVEGID, via the coding sequence ATGCCCAAGGGCTACTGGGTCAGCGTCTACCGCACCATTTCAGACCCTGAGAAGCTGGCTGCTTACAACAAGCTGGCCCGCCTGGCCGTCGAACCCGGGGGCGGTCGGACCCTCGTCCGTGGCGGTCGGGTCGTGGCGCATGACGCCGGAATCGCCGAGCGCACCGTCCTGGTCGAGTTCGACAGCTTCGAGCAGGCCGTCGCGGCGTACGAGAGTGCGGCCTACCAGGAGGCGCTGGTCGCCCTCTCCGACGGCGTCGAGCGCGACTTCCGCATCGTCGAAGGCATCGACTGA
- a CDS encoding MFS transporter yields the protein MTGQPVGWVAVKAFPVARSKARLLVPALMFIALVVAAVASLGTPLITSVATSFHVSLGSAQWTLTVALLSGAVATPVLGRLGAGPHRRATILATLAVVVAGSALTVLPLPFAWLLAGRAAQGVGLGLTALMMGVARDHLPEERSAAVIALISVVSIIGAGVGYPLAALLAELGGVRAAYGLGLVVTAAALLTAWRSMPEAPEGRSAHVDVAGAVVLAAALLLVLFLAGERNLWSRHLAVAAGLAVVAVVLLCVWAVIELRSTTPLVDVRAVRHPAVAGANLAMFVGGIGMYLLLTLITRYAQTPHGAGYGFGLTTFVAGLVLIPFSVLGFVAGKLTPRVRTRIADPLLLAGSAVVVGGGFALFAAARSDLAELFAAMGVLGFGVGGFSAAMPGVILAVTPKSETSSAMSFNYVVRSVGYSLGSAIGGLILAAGTGPGHLFPDDSAYTTAALVGIGAMAITTLTSLALALRRSSETNP from the coding sequence GTGACCGGGCAGCCGGTCGGCTGGGTCGCGGTGAAGGCGTTCCCGGTGGCGCGTTCCAAGGCGCGGCTGCTGGTCCCCGCCCTGATGTTCATCGCTCTGGTCGTGGCGGCGGTCGCCAGCCTCGGGACGCCGCTCATCACCAGCGTGGCGACCTCGTTCCACGTCTCGCTCGGCAGCGCGCAGTGGACGCTGACCGTCGCGCTGCTCAGCGGCGCCGTCGCCACGCCGGTCCTGGGCCGGCTCGGAGCCGGCCCGCACCGGCGGGCCACGATCCTCGCCACGCTGGCGGTCGTCGTCGCCGGCAGCGCGCTCACCGTGCTGCCGCTGCCGTTCGCGTGGCTGCTGGCCGGCAGGGCGGCCCAGGGCGTCGGGCTCGGGCTGACGGCGCTGATGATGGGCGTGGCCCGGGACCACCTCCCCGAGGAGCGCAGCGCGGCCGTGATCGCCCTGATCTCGGTGGTCTCGATCATCGGGGCCGGCGTCGGCTACCCGCTGGCCGCACTGCTCGCCGAGCTCGGCGGGGTACGGGCCGCCTACGGCCTCGGCCTGGTCGTCACCGCCGCCGCCCTCCTGACCGCGTGGCGCTCCATGCCCGAAGCCCCCGAAGGCCGCTCCGCCCACGTGGACGTGGCAGGCGCGGTCGTCCTGGCCGCTGCGCTGCTCCTGGTGCTGTTTCTCGCCGGCGAACGGAATCTGTGGAGCCGGCACCTCGCCGTGGCGGCGGGCCTCGCCGTCGTCGCGGTGGTGCTGCTCTGCGTCTGGGCCGTCATCGAGCTGCGCAGCACGACGCCCCTGGTCGATGTGCGGGCGGTGCGGCACCCGGCGGTCGCCGGGGCGAACCTCGCCATGTTCGTCGGCGGGATCGGCATGTACCTCCTGCTCACGCTCATCACCCGGTACGCGCAGACGCCGCACGGCGCCGGCTACGGCTTCGGGCTGACGACCTTCGTCGCCGGGCTGGTCCTCATCCCGTTCTCGGTGCTGGGATTCGTCGCCGGCAAGCTCACGCCGCGGGTCCGGACGCGGATCGCCGACCCCCTGCTCCTGGCCGGCAGCGCCGTCGTGGTCGGCGGCGGGTTCGCCCTGTTCGCGGCGGCCCGGTCGGACCTGGCCGAACTGTTCGCGGCGATGGGCGTGCTCGGCTTCGGCGTCGGCGGCTTCTCGGCCGCGATGCCCGGCGTCATCCTGGCCGTCACCCCCAAGAGCGAGACGTCGAGCGCCATGAGCTTCAACTACGTCGTCCGCAGCGTCGGGTACTCCCTGGGCAGCGCCATCGGCGGCCTGATCCTCGCCGCGGGCACCGGCCCCGGCCACCTCTTCCCCGACGACAGCGCCTACACCACCGCGGCGCTGGTCGGCATCGGCGCCATGGCGATCACGACGCTGACAAGCCTCGCTCTCGCCCTCCGACGCTCGTCCGAGACCAACCCGTAA
- a CDS encoding MarR family transcriptional regulator translates to MSLTSAATLATLDRTGPRRITDLAAVEGVTQPAMTALVRVMEESGLVERRGDASDKRVTLVCLTEAGASYVRTRRQAGVHAFERLIGELTGDEVEALVAALPALKHLAELESRDREGPKQ, encoded by the coding sequence ATGAGCCTGACGTCCGCCGCCACCCTGGCCACCCTGGACCGGACCGGCCCGCGGCGCATCACCGATCTGGCCGCGGTCGAGGGCGTCACCCAGCCCGCGATGACCGCCCTGGTCCGGGTGATGGAGGAGTCCGGCCTGGTCGAGCGGCGGGGTGACGCGTCCGACAAGCGGGTCACGCTGGTGTGCCTGACCGAGGCCGGCGCCTCCTATGTCCGGACGCGGCGCCAGGCGGGCGTCCACGCGTTCGAGCGGTTGATCGGCGAGCTCACCGGCGACGAGGTCGAGGCGCTGGTGGCGGCCCTTCCGGCGCTGAAGCATCTGGCAGAGCTCGAAAGCCGGGACCGCGAAGGGCCGAAGCAGTGA
- a CDS encoding DNA cytosine methyltransferase, producing MFAGPGGWSHALTVLGARDVGLEWDEWACKTRARAGQLTIRTDVAVYPAWIFSGRILGLIASPPCQAWSMAGKRLGLVDQPLVHQAVADLAAGRDTREQLLGACADPRSLLAAEPMRYLHALNTVGEPEWVLMEEVPDVLPLWRQYAAILRAWGFSAWTGILNAADYGVPQTRKRTASKEEDLAEERLLLATATAYPAEVRQMRWLTEADFLLSLHAALWQSITTLVHRGDMVDPITVLGEAQPRGLLTGTLTPKALMDLVSTPAGSPEYWGEKILGRALLARAQTVAARITAYTDDLANTPHQLVTGSRRALADLNSLRTRWMRATAPRPRPRPPKASRYAAGNRPARPARHPSPHYSARAPTDDPTIGPGHLPAGPGPKRARLPCPAFLPTPSSASTPRSSSTSIPPTPPQSSHA from the coding sequence CTGTTCGCCGGCCCTGGCGGCTGGAGCCATGCTCTCACCGTCCTCGGCGCGCGGGATGTCGGCCTGGAATGGGACGAGTGGGCCTGCAAGACCCGTGCCCGGGCCGGTCAGTTGACGATCCGGACCGATGTCGCCGTCTATCCGGCGTGGATCTTCTCGGGCCGGATCCTCGGGCTGATCGCCTCTCCTCCCTGTCAGGCATGGAGCATGGCGGGCAAGCGCCTGGGCCTGGTTGACCAGCCCCTCGTCCACCAGGCCGTCGCCGACCTCGCCGCCGGACGCGACACCCGCGAGCAGTTGCTCGGCGCGTGCGCGGACCCACGCTCCCTCCTCGCCGCCGAGCCCATGCGCTACCTGCACGCCCTCAACACGGTGGGCGAGCCGGAGTGGGTCCTCATGGAGGAAGTCCCCGACGTCCTGCCCCTGTGGCGGCAGTACGCGGCGATCCTGCGGGCCTGGGGATTCTCTGCATGGACCGGCATCCTCAACGCCGCAGACTACGGCGTCCCCCAGACGAGGAAGCGGACGGCCAGCAAGGAGGAAGACCTCGCCGAAGAGCGCCTCCTCCTCGCGACCGCCACCGCCTACCCGGCGGAGGTCCGCCAGATGCGGTGGCTGACCGAGGCGGACTTCCTGCTGTCGCTGCACGCCGCGCTCTGGCAGTCCATCACCACGCTGGTCCACCGCGGCGACATGGTCGACCCCATCACCGTTCTCGGCGAGGCCCAGCCCCGCGGCCTACTCACTGGCACCCTCACCCCCAAAGCCCTGATGGACCTGGTCTCCACGCCCGCCGGCTCCCCCGAGTACTGGGGCGAGAAGATCCTTGGGCGCGCTCTCCTCGCCCGCGCCCAGACGGTCGCCGCACGGATCACCGCCTACACCGACGACCTGGCCAACACCCCCCACCAGCTCGTCACCGGCAGCCGCCGCGCCCTCGCCGACCTCAACTCGCTGCGCACCCGCTGGATGCGCGCCACTGCCCCCCGCCCGCGCCCGCGCCCGCCGAAAGCCAGCCGGTACGCCGCGGGCAACCGCCCCGCGCGACCCGCCCGCCACCCCAGTCCGCACTACTCAGCCCGCGCACCCACCGATGACCCCACGATCGGGCCTGGCCATCTGCCGGCCGGGCCCGGACCGAAACGAGCCCGCCTGCCATGCCCGGCATTCCTCCCGACGCCGTCGTCCGCCTCGACGCCCAGGTCTTCCTCGACGTCCATCCCGCCCACCCCACCGCAGTCCTCGCACGCCTGA
- a CDS encoding molybdopterin-dependent oxidoreductase: protein METQKTDRPAPGRPTKQWYGELAGVAATALALGLGELVAAATGGPSAPLVAVGGVAVDAAPTPVKEFAVAVFYTYDKLALQAGIVLVLAVFAAFIGVLAMRRLWYGLAGVAVFGMIGVLASATRPSATWAYPLPTVAGALAAAGLLVLLRRTLPRRAAVSAQDLGDDTGPDTDVSAEGTHTPVQGAGSPSSDAGISVLDSAGQPPGRRRFLALAVGAIGAAAVAVPGGRRLWAQSVAAARAAVVLPSPSSPAAPLPAKVSVGVPGVEPFVTRTADFYRIDTALTVPQMEPKDWRLRIHGRVKRPLTLTYEQLLARPMVERYITLACVSNEVGGELVGNARWLGVPIKDLLDEVEPDDRADQVVSRSVDGYTAGTPTAALRDGRDALLAVGMNGEPLPVEHGFPVRMVVPGLYGYVSATKWLTELELSRFSDFSAYWVRRDYAALAPVKTQSRIDTPAAGKRLEQGPVMVAGVAWAQHRGVSAVEVRVDDGPWQQAQLAAVPSVDTWRQWSWPWQATPGEHRLQVRAIDNTGQVQTGQVHEPLPDGATGRHTIKVTVA from the coding sequence ATGGAGACTCAGAAGACAGATCGGCCGGCACCGGGAAGACCGACCAAGCAGTGGTACGGCGAACTTGCCGGCGTCGCGGCCACCGCACTCGCCCTGGGCCTCGGTGAGCTGGTGGCAGCCGCGACGGGCGGGCCCTCAGCGCCCCTCGTGGCGGTGGGTGGCGTCGCCGTGGACGCCGCGCCGACCCCGGTCAAGGAGTTCGCCGTCGCGGTGTTCTACACGTACGACAAGCTGGCGCTGCAGGCGGGAATCGTCCTGGTGCTGGCGGTGTTCGCCGCGTTCATCGGTGTACTGGCCATGCGCCGGCTCTGGTACGGGCTGGCCGGCGTCGCTGTGTTCGGGATGATCGGCGTACTCGCGTCAGCCACCCGGCCCAGCGCCACGTGGGCGTACCCGCTGCCGACAGTGGCCGGTGCACTGGCCGCTGCCGGCCTTCTGGTGCTGCTGCGCCGCACCCTGCCGCGCCGTGCTGCGGTATCGGCGCAGGACCTGGGGGACGACACCGGCCCGGACACGGACGTGTCGGCGGAGGGAACCCACACCCCCGTGCAGGGAGCCGGTTCACCGTCGTCGGATGCCGGCATCTCGGTGCTGGACAGCGCGGGACAGCCACCGGGCCGACGACGGTTTCTCGCGCTGGCGGTCGGGGCGATCGGCGCGGCCGCGGTGGCCGTACCGGGCGGACGCCGGCTCTGGGCACAGAGTGTGGCCGCGGCCCGGGCCGCGGTGGTTCTCCCGTCGCCGTCGAGCCCGGCAGCGCCCTTGCCGGCCAAGGTCTCCGTCGGCGTGCCCGGAGTGGAGCCGTTCGTGACCAGGACCGCGGACTTCTACCGGATCGACACCGCTTTGACGGTGCCACAGATGGAACCGAAGGACTGGCGGCTGAGGATTCATGGCCGGGTGAAACGGCCGCTGACGCTGACGTACGAGCAATTGCTGGCACGGCCGATGGTGGAGCGCTACATCACGCTGGCGTGTGTGTCCAACGAGGTCGGTGGCGAGTTGGTCGGTAACGCGCGGTGGTTGGGGGTACCGATCAAGGATCTGCTGGATGAAGTCGAGCCGGATGACAGGGCGGATCAGGTGGTGAGCCGTTCCGTGGACGGCTACACGGCCGGTACACCGACGGCGGCATTGCGTGACGGGCGGGACGCGTTGCTGGCGGTCGGGATGAACGGGGAACCACTGCCGGTCGAGCACGGATTTCCGGTCCGGATGGTGGTGCCCGGGCTGTACGGATACGTATCGGCGACGAAGTGGTTGACGGAGCTGGAGCTGAGTCGTTTCTCGGACTTCAGCGCCTATTGGGTACGGCGGGACTACGCGGCGCTGGCTCCGGTGAAGACACAGTCGCGGATCGACACACCGGCCGCGGGCAAGCGTCTGGAGCAAGGTCCGGTGATGGTGGCCGGGGTGGCGTGGGCGCAGCATCGTGGGGTGTCCGCGGTGGAGGTCCGCGTGGACGACGGACCATGGCAGCAGGCACAGCTCGCGGCGGTGCCGTCGGTGGACACATGGCGGCAGTGGAGCTGGCCGTGGCAGGCGACGCCCGGCGAGCATCGGCTGCAAGTACGCGCCATCGACAACACCGGCCAGGTGCAGACAGGACAGGTGCACGAGCCGTTGCCCGACGGGGCGACCGGCCGGCACACGATCAAGGTCACGGTTGCCTGA
- a CDS encoding sensor histidine kinase, which translates to MAVRSTVDFGHRYRVGWHVLVGAVAIPLAVAIAADVSVALGQRLLALSTLAVIVACYALVAPRAMENRDERWGAAYFAVLAVAFPLLLAIAPIAGALLFALCPQLFVMVARWRVRLPLLLILYAELAWAMVARAGVSRYTLAMVGVTVLVPMTVTILLGAYLTGIREQNRKRAALIEELTRTRAALERAGHEAGVHAERERLAAEIHDTLAQGFTSILMLAQVARTTLLRDPTAADGQLDILEKTARENLAEARSLIAASAPVDLTGRGLADALDRLAARHTRDTGTRVEVSIVGERSSTSTGTDIALLRTAQEALANVAKHAAATTVRIELRHDSGLMALAVTDDGQGFDPATVRGGYGLLGMRTRASSFGGTCTVRSAPGQGTTVRVELPPPPAEQAARSLQPVLDLSSTPDH; encoded by the coding sequence GTGGCAGTGCGCAGCACCGTCGACTTCGGACACCGCTACCGCGTCGGATGGCATGTCCTCGTCGGCGCCGTCGCGATACCTCTTGCCGTCGCCATAGCGGCCGACGTCTCCGTGGCGCTCGGACAACGCCTGCTGGCCCTCAGTACGCTCGCTGTCATCGTCGCCTGCTACGCCCTGGTCGCTCCGCGGGCCATGGAGAACCGCGACGAGCGTTGGGGTGCGGCCTATTTCGCCGTCCTGGCGGTCGCGTTCCCGCTCCTGCTCGCCATCGCCCCGATCGCCGGCGCACTGCTGTTCGCGCTCTGCCCACAGCTGTTCGTGATGGTCGCGAGGTGGCGGGTACGCCTACCGCTGTTGTTGATCCTCTACGCCGAACTCGCCTGGGCCATGGTGGCGCGGGCCGGAGTCAGCCGCTACACGCTGGCGATGGTCGGGGTGACCGTTCTGGTACCCATGACCGTGACGATCCTCCTGGGCGCCTATCTGACCGGCATCCGCGAGCAGAACCGCAAGCGGGCCGCGTTGATCGAGGAACTGACCCGGACGCGGGCCGCACTGGAGCGCGCGGGCCACGAGGCGGGCGTCCATGCCGAACGTGAACGCCTGGCCGCCGAGATCCACGACACCCTGGCACAGGGCTTCACCAGCATCCTCATGCTCGCTCAGGTAGCACGGACGACCCTGCTCCGTGATCCGACGGCCGCCGACGGACAGCTCGACATCCTGGAGAAGACCGCCCGCGAGAACCTCGCGGAGGCACGCTCGCTGATCGCCGCATCGGCCCCGGTCGACCTGACCGGCCGCGGGCTCGCGGATGCGCTGGACCGGCTCGCCGCCCGGCATACTCGCGACACGGGTACGCGCGTCGAGGTCTCGATCGTCGGCGAGCGGTCCAGCACATCTACCGGCACCGACATCGCCCTGCTGCGCACCGCGCAGGAGGCCCTGGCCAACGTCGCCAAGCACGCCGCCGCCACGACGGTGCGGATCGAGCTACGCCACGATTCCGGCCTCATGGCGCTGGCCGTGACCGATGACGGCCAGGGCTTCGACCCGGCCACCGTCCGGGGTGGATACGGCCTGCTCGGCATGCGCACCCGCGCCTCCAGCTTCGGCGGAACCTGCACGGTGCGATCGGCTCCCGGCCAGGGCACCACGGTGCGGGTCGAGCTGCCGCCGCCCCCGGCCGAGCAGGCGGCGCGTAGCCTGCAGCCTGTACTTGATCTCAGCTCCACACCCGACCACTGA
- a CDS encoding response regulator transcription factor, with protein sequence MTVHILIVDDHPVVRFGLRGMLEAYDDLRVVGEAGSGDEAIVLASATRPDVVLMDLRMPGTDGATATARIRQEHPGIRVLMLTTYEGDADILPAIEAGATGYLLKDTPIGTLTDAIRAAARGETVLAPPVAARLVTHLQAPAGEQLTPREVQVLGLVARGLSNSEIGRQLYIGEATVKTHLLRTFVKLGVNDRTAAVTVALSRGVLTSPQR encoded by the coding sequence ATGACTGTCCACATCCTGATTGTCGATGACCATCCCGTCGTACGCTTCGGCCTCCGCGGCATGCTCGAGGCCTACGACGACCTGCGGGTCGTCGGCGAGGCCGGTTCCGGCGACGAGGCGATCGTCCTTGCCTCCGCGACGCGCCCGGACGTCGTCCTGATGGACCTGCGGATGCCGGGTACCGATGGCGCCACCGCAACGGCGCGCATCCGTCAGGAGCACCCCGGCATTCGCGTGCTCATGCTGACCACCTACGAAGGTGACGCCGACATCCTGCCGGCGATCGAGGCCGGCGCCACCGGTTACCTGCTCAAGGACACCCCGATCGGTACCCTGACCGACGCGATCCGGGCGGCAGCCCGCGGTGAAACCGTCCTCGCCCCGCCGGTGGCCGCCCGGCTGGTGACTCACCTTCAGGCGCCGGCCGGGGAGCAGCTGACCCCACGCGAAGTTCAGGTACTCGGCCTCGTCGCGCGGGGTCTGTCCAACAGCGAGATCGGTCGGCAGCTGTACATCGGCGAAGCGACGGTGAAGACGCACCTGCTGCGAACGTTCGTCAAACTGGGTGTCAACGACCGCACCGCAGCCGTCACCGTCGCTCTGTCGCGCGGCGTCCTCACTTCACCACAACGGTGA
- a CDS encoding cellulase family glycosylhydrolase, giving the protein MISVHYYDPWDFAGTECGTITQWGPTATNPSKTSTWGQDYLDAQLKKMHDRFVTKGYPVVIGEYGAIDKSSFDSANNGYRADFAHTIAATAKKYGEVSLYWDNGVNGQYGFGLFDRRSSTVTQPGIVSAIMSGVGQ; this is encoded by the coding sequence ATGATCTCCGTGCACTACTACGATCCGTGGGACTTCGCCGGTACGGAATGCGGGACCATCACGCAGTGGGGCCCGACTGCGACCAACCCGTCAAAGACGTCCACCTGGGGGCAGGACTATCTGGACGCGCAGTTGAAGAAAATGCATGACAGATTCGTCACGAAAGGATACCCGGTAGTCATCGGTGAATACGGAGCGATCGACAAGTCGTCGTTCGACTCGGCGAACAACGGATACCGTGCTGACTTTGCGCACACCATCGCGGCCACAGCCAAGAAGTACGGGGAAGTCAGCCTCTACTGGGACAACGGTGTGAACGGACAGTACGGGTTCGGTCTGTTCGACCGACGTTCCTCCACCGTGACCCAACCGGGCATCGTCAGCGCCATCATGAGCGGCGTTGGGCAGTGA
- a CDS encoding substrate-binding domain-containing protein yields MWHVAGPTGQPSARARERAWREALAAGDRTPPHLLRGDWSARSGYEQGRRLADMPGVTAVFAANDQMALGVLRALREAGRDVPGDVSLVGYDDIPEAESVWPPLTTVRQDFGEAGRRALELLVAQIEGRPRTGTLVALQPELVVRGSSGPPP; encoded by the coding sequence ATGTGGCACGTCGCAGGTCCGACCGGCCAGCCATCGGCCCGAGCCCGCGAACGCGCCTGGCGAGAAGCCCTGGCCGCCGGCGACCGAACGCCACCGCACCTGCTACGGGGCGATTGGAGTGCACGGTCGGGCTATGAACAAGGGCGGCGACTGGCCGACATGCCCGGTGTCACCGCCGTCTTCGCCGCCAACGACCAGATGGCCCTCGGCGTACTGCGTGCCCTGCGCGAGGCGGGCCGCGACGTGCCGGGCGACGTCAGCCTGGTCGGCTACGACGACATCCCCGAGGCCGAATCCGTGTGGCCCCCGTTGACCACGGTGCGGCAGGACTTCGGCGAGGCCGGGCGTCGCGCGCTGGAACTCCTTGTCGCCCAGATCGAGGGCCGGCCGAGAACTGGAACCCTGGTCGCACTGCAGCCCGAACTGGTTGTGCGGGGCAGCAGCGGTCCTCCTCCCTGA
- a CDS encoding LysR family transcriptional regulator, which translates to MNLASLDLNLVVALRALLQERNVTRAGQRIGLSQPAMSAALARLRRHFDDDLLARVGGGYELTALGRALLDRTTTACDLLERVFASQAEFNPSREEHEFTLIASDYAVAVFGTELARTIQAEAPGIRLRFKQVPNEIIDDTGSLLSTVDGLLLPHGIIRGFPMVELYQDSWVFLVADDNPEVGEQLTLDDLARLPWVTYQRAYDAPAARQIAMLGIEPRVAVSVDSFQLMPLLVAGTRRVALLQRRLADELDGLAHVRIMEPPYDTVPIQQALWWHPVHMHDAAHMWLRETTARVAEMMEAGRPAISRPPE; encoded by the coding sequence GTGAACTTGGCCAGCCTGGACCTCAACCTCGTCGTTGCCCTGCGCGCCCTCCTGCAGGAGCGCAACGTCACCAGGGCCGGCCAGCGCATCGGGCTCAGTCAACCCGCGATGAGCGCGGCCCTGGCCCGGCTGCGCCGCCACTTCGACGACGACCTGCTCGCGCGGGTGGGCGGAGGGTACGAACTGACCGCCCTCGGGCGGGCCCTCCTCGACCGGACCACCACCGCATGCGACCTGCTGGAGCGCGTCTTCGCCAGTCAGGCCGAATTCAACCCCTCCCGCGAGGAACATGAGTTCACGCTGATCGCCTCGGACTACGCGGTTGCCGTCTTCGGCACCGAACTCGCCCGCACCATCCAAGCCGAGGCGCCGGGCATCCGACTCAGGTTCAAACAGGTACCGAACGAAATCATCGACGACACCGGGTCGCTGCTCAGCACTGTGGACGGGCTACTGCTGCCCCACGGCATCATTCGCGGCTTCCCCATGGTCGAGCTCTACCAGGACAGCTGGGTCTTCCTCGTCGCGGACGACAACCCGGAGGTCGGCGAGCAGCTCACCCTCGACGACCTGGCCCGACTGCCATGGGTGACGTACCAACGAGCCTACGACGCCCCCGCCGCCCGCCAGATCGCCATGCTCGGCATCGAGCCGCGCGTGGCGGTCTCCGTCGACAGTTTCCAGCTGATGCCACTCCTGGTCGCGGGCACCCGCCGGGTAGCTCTCCTTCAAAGGCGTCTCGCCGACGAGCTGGACGGACTCGCACACGTCCGCATCATGGAACCGCCCTATGACACCGTGCCGATCCAGCAGGCCCTGTGGTGGCATCCGGTCCACATGCACGACGCGGCGCACATGTGGCTGCGGGAGACGACGGCCCGGGTCGCCGAGATGATGGAGGCCGGTCGACCTGCGATTTCCCGTCCGCCGGAATGA
- a CDS encoding fumarylacetoacetate hydrolase family protein, whose amino-acid sequence MSVTSAATSAPFIPFSGPFAIGTLSAPDGTRFPSLVTPEGRALDLCTALDEPALTTLTLLERWDEELPRLRTLAGDPTRGWRPLAEMTVHAPVEPRQIFQSGANYRQHVIDLAVAHRAPDDPRTVEEARAEVAAVMDKRAAEDLPYVFIGLPTTIIGPYDDVVLPAWAEKPDWELELAAVISRPAYRVTVDEALEYVAGYTIANDLTDRATVFRRDMPPIGTDWLRSKNAPGFTPLGPWIVPAGSIADPSDLQVTLKLNGETMQDESTKDMIFGVARLVSYISQTAQLVPGDLVLTGSPAGNGIHWGRLLRDGDVMDGSVTGLGAQRTRCVAEEDR is encoded by the coding sequence ATCTCCGTGACATCCGCAGCCACGTCGGCACCCTTCATCCCCTTCTCCGGACCGTTCGCCATCGGCACTCTTTCGGCACCGGACGGGACCAGGTTCCCGAGCCTCGTGACGCCGGAGGGCCGAGCGCTCGACCTGTGCACGGCACTGGACGAACCCGCGCTGACCACGCTCACGCTCCTGGAGCGCTGGGACGAGGAGCTGCCACGCCTGCGCACCCTCGCCGGGGACCCGACGCGCGGCTGGCGGCCGCTGGCGGAGATGACGGTGCACGCGCCCGTCGAGCCCCGGCAGATCTTCCAGTCCGGCGCCAACTACCGGCAGCATGTGATCGACCTGGCGGTCGCGCACCGCGCCCCGGACGACCCGCGCACCGTCGAGGAGGCCCGCGCCGAGGTCGCGGCGGTCATGGACAAGCGGGCCGCCGAGGACCTCCCGTACGTCTTCATCGGTCTGCCGACCACGATCATTGGTCCCTACGACGACGTGGTGCTGCCCGCCTGGGCCGAGAAGCCCGACTGGGAACTGGAACTGGCCGCGGTGATCTCCCGCCCCGCCTACCGGGTCACCGTGGACGAGGCGCTGGAGTACGTCGCGGGCTACACCATCGCCAACGACCTCACCGACCGCGCGACCGTCTTCCGCCGGGACATGCCCCCGATCGGCACCGACTGGCTGCGCAGCAAGAACGCCCCCGGCTTCACCCCGCTCGGCCCGTGGATCGTCCCGGCCGGCTCCATCGCGGACCCCTCCGACCTGCAGGTCACCCTGAAACTCAACGGCGAGACCATGCAGGACGAGTCCACCAAGGACATGATCTTCGGCGTCGCACGGTTGGTCTCGTACATCTCCCAGACCGCCCAACTGGTCCCCGGCGACCTGGTCCTCACCGGCAGCCCGGCCGGCAACGGCATCCACTGGGGCCGGCTGCTGCGCGACGGCGACGTGATGGACGGCTCGGTCACCGGGCTCGGCGCCCAACGCACCCGCTGTGTCGCGGAGGAGGACCGATGA